A single region of the Streptomyces vilmorinianum genome encodes:
- a CDS encoding DUF5994 family protein — MTRTVERGVARALVPPLPTRFSLTPKTTLTGQLDGAWWPYSRDLATELPPLVDALQARCGRITRVTVNPARWPVVPHKVPVTGHTVHVGWFTEQDPDKMILLSYTVGRFDLLVIPPETEPAAAARLMTAAAIPGSVLTAGGLMSDEAATGRRMRDARSGEDAWETDGGSAPPPLRHPVVGARMIPLPWNTRG, encoded by the coding sequence ATGACCAGGACCGTCGAACGCGGAGTGGCACGAGCGCTCGTTCCCCCGCTCCCGACGCGCTTCTCCCTGACACCGAAGACCACCCTCACCGGCCAGTTGGACGGTGCCTGGTGGCCTTATTCGCGCGACCTCGCCACCGAGCTTCCACCGCTGGTCGACGCGCTGCAGGCGCGCTGCGGACGCATCACACGCGTCACGGTGAACCCCGCCCGCTGGCCCGTCGTCCCGCACAAGGTCCCCGTCACCGGGCACACCGTGCACGTCGGCTGGTTCACGGAACAGGATCCCGACAAGATGATCCTGCTCTCCTACACCGTCGGCCGCTTCGACCTGCTGGTGATCCCGCCCGAGACCGAACCCGCCGCGGCCGCCCGGCTCATGACCGCCGCAGCCATCCCCGGCAGTGTCCTCACCGCCGGTGGGCTGATGTCCGACGAAGCGGCGACCGGCCGCCGTATGCGGGACGCCCGAAGCGGCGAGGACGCCTGGGAGACCGACGGCGGGTCCGCCCCGCCGCCCCTCCGGCACCCGGTCGTCGGCGCGCGGATGATCCCCCTGCCGTGGAACACGCGCGGATGA
- a CDS encoding DUF5994 family protein, with amino-acid sequence MAESDARTPQKLLPDEIHRAVWPGTALLRLQTTHSREGVLDGAWWPRSRDVATELPALIQALTAHLGPLTRVGLDTAAWEEVPTRLVVDDRVVHLDSFPVGDDTVLITRGDNDHFALLVVPPDTTPDAARDAMARAVDAGNVTQAAEILLATLPEPAIDREESA; translated from the coding sequence ATGGCCGAATCCGACGCTCGCACCCCTCAGAAGCTCCTTCCGGACGAGATCCACCGAGCGGTGTGGCCCGGCACGGCCCTGCTCCGGCTGCAGACGACGCACTCCCGCGAAGGCGTCCTCGACGGCGCGTGGTGGCCCCGCTCCCGGGACGTCGCGACCGAGCTGCCCGCCCTGATCCAGGCGCTCACCGCGCACCTCGGCCCCCTCACGCGGGTGGGCCTGGACACCGCCGCCTGGGAGGAGGTCCCGACCCGCCTGGTCGTCGACGACCGGGTCGTGCACCTCGACTCCTTCCCCGTCGGCGACGACACCGTCCTCATCACCCGCGGCGACAACGACCACTTCGCCCTCCTGGTGGTGCCGCCGGACACGACACCCGACGCGGCACGTGATGCCATGGCCCGTGCGGTCGACGCCGGTAACGTCACCCAGGCTGCCGAGATCCTTCTCGCCACGCTTCCCGAACCAGCGATCGACCGCGAGGAGTCGGCATGA
- a CDS encoding PRC-barrel domain-containing protein: MIQMADIREWRTRDVVDARDRRIGELEAIYVDTSTDEPAMATVRVGLPTRHRLVFVPLDGATVGPGYVKVAHDKALVKKCPSLGTDDVLPAGEEEAVFRHYDLPYQPGANGERQLARR, translated from the coding sequence ATGATCCAGATGGCGGACATCCGTGAGTGGCGGACCCGCGACGTGGTGGACGCGCGGGACCGCAGGATCGGTGAGCTGGAGGCGATCTACGTCGACACCAGCACCGATGAGCCGGCCATGGCCACGGTCCGCGTCGGCCTGCCCACCCGACACCGTCTGGTGTTCGTCCCCCTGGACGGTGCGACGGTGGGGCCGGGCTATGTGAAGGTCGCCCACGACAAGGCGCTGGTGAAGAAGTGTCCTTCGCTCGGCACCGACGACGTGCTTCCCGCCGGGGAAGAGGAGGCGGTCTTCCGGCACTACGACCTCCCCTACCAGCCCGGGGCGAACGGCGAACGGCAGCTGGCGCGCCGCTGA
- the sigJ gene encoding RNA polymerase sigma factor SigJ produces the protein MSIPSEPGHVPSEPGHIPSEPGHVPSESGLSVIAGERRRLINVAYRLLGSLAEAEDAVQETYARWYALSRRQQEAIESPGAWLTTVAGRICLDVLGSARVRRERYVGEWLPEPLPDRTEWLGGRAGGDRTWSADPADQVTLDESVNMAFLVVLESMTPAERVAFILHDVFRYPFGEVAEIVGRTPAACRQLASSARRRVRAAQAPAAATAGQASLVRHFKEAWEARDIKALVGLLDPGATMIADGGGLVGAVLRPVEGSERITQYLIHIADKAPGLTLLERTVNGRPGLVAQHAGITVTVAAFSLTGGRITRIWAVRNPEKLRPWTENGQS, from the coding sequence ATGAGCATCCCGTCCGAGCCAGGGCACGTCCCGTCCGAGCCAGGGCACATCCCGTCCGAGCCAGGGCACGTCCCGTCCGAGTCGGGCCTGAGCGTGATCGCCGGTGAGCGGCGCCGGCTGATCAACGTCGCCTACCGGCTGCTCGGTTCGCTGGCCGAGGCCGAGGACGCCGTGCAGGAGACCTACGCACGCTGGTACGCGCTGTCGCGGCGGCAGCAGGAGGCCATCGAGTCGCCCGGCGCCTGGCTGACGACGGTGGCCGGCCGCATCTGCCTGGACGTGCTCGGCTCGGCGCGGGTCCGGCGCGAGCGCTACGTCGGCGAATGGCTGCCCGAGCCGCTGCCCGACCGTACGGAGTGGCTCGGCGGGCGGGCGGGCGGCGACAGGACCTGGTCGGCCGACCCCGCCGACCAGGTCACCCTGGACGAGTCGGTGAACATGGCCTTCCTCGTCGTACTGGAGTCGATGACGCCGGCCGAACGCGTGGCGTTCATCCTGCACGACGTCTTCCGGTACCCCTTCGGCGAAGTGGCCGAGATCGTCGGCCGGACGCCCGCGGCCTGCCGGCAGCTGGCGTCCTCGGCCCGTCGGCGTGTTCGCGCCGCGCAGGCTCCGGCGGCCGCGACGGCCGGGCAGGCCAGTCTGGTGCGGCATTTCAAAGAGGCGTGGGAGGCCAGGGACATCAAGGCCCTCGTGGGCCTCCTCGACCCCGGCGCCACGATGATCGCCGACGGCGGCGGCCTGGTCGGCGCCGTCCTCCGCCCGGTCGAGGGCAGCGAGCGCATCACCCAGTACCTGATCCACATCGCCGACAAGGCCCCTGGGCTGACGCTCCTGGAGCGGACGGTCAACGGCCGGCCCGGCCTGGTCGCCCAGCACGCCGGCATCACCGTGACCGTGGCGGCGTTCAGCCTCACGGGCGGCCGCATCACTCGCATCTGGGCGGTCCGCAACCCGGAGAAACTCCGTCCGTGGACCGAGAACGGACAGAGCTAG
- a CDS encoding NAD(P)/FAD-dependent oxidoreductase, protein MQHRIVVLGAGYTGAVAAGRLAKRLHHEDVAITLVNPEPDFVERVRLHQLAAGQDLRPRPFGEMFAGTAVELKLAKVTAVDVDRKTVTVTVTAANGPEREQLEYDTLVYALGSGWNDGGVPGTAEHAHEISSRPGALRLRDRLATLDAGRPVVVVGGGLTGLEAATEIAEARPDLDVALAAHGALGDWLSEKGRSHLRNVVDKLGITVHEHTAVDAVEADGVTTADGRTIPAEVTVWTTGFAVHPIARATALELTDRGQIVVDTTMRSVSHPDVYAVGDAAMAIGPDDKPLRMSCASGVPMAWQAADAIAARLADTKVPRVSIRYFQQCISLGRKEGLIQFVTADDRAVDRALTGRVAALYKELICKGAAWGVANPTAGMPSRRRRVVRQETRSRARAEAAA, encoded by the coding sequence ATGCAGCACCGAATCGTCGTCCTCGGAGCCGGCTACACCGGTGCCGTCGCCGCCGGCCGCCTCGCCAAGCGGCTGCACCACGAGGACGTCGCCATCACCCTCGTCAACCCCGAGCCCGACTTCGTCGAGCGCGTCCGGCTGCACCAGCTCGCGGCCGGCCAGGACCTCAGGCCCCGCCCGTTCGGCGAGATGTTCGCCGGCACGGCTGTGGAGCTGAAGCTCGCGAAAGTCACCGCCGTGGACGTGGACCGCAAGACGGTGACGGTGACGGTCACCGCCGCGAACGGCCCCGAGCGGGAGCAACTGGAGTACGACACCCTGGTCTACGCCCTCGGCAGCGGCTGGAACGACGGGGGAGTCCCCGGCACCGCCGAACACGCCCACGAGATCTCCAGCCGCCCCGGCGCCCTCCGGCTCCGCGATCGCCTGGCCACCCTGGACGCCGGCCGGCCCGTGGTCGTGGTCGGCGGCGGCCTGACAGGCCTGGAGGCCGCGACCGAGATCGCCGAGGCCCGCCCGGACCTCGACGTCGCCCTGGCCGCCCACGGCGCCCTCGGCGACTGGCTCTCGGAGAAGGGCCGCTCCCACCTGCGGAACGTCGTGGACAAGCTCGGCATCACCGTCCACGAACACACCGCGGTCGACGCCGTGGAGGCGGACGGCGTGACGACCGCCGACGGCCGGACCATCCCCGCCGAGGTCACGGTCTGGACCACCGGCTTCGCCGTCCACCCGATCGCCCGGGCCACCGCCCTGGAACTCACCGACCGCGGACAGATCGTGGTCGACACCACGATGCGCTCGGTCTCCCACCCGGATGTGTACGCCGTGGGCGACGCGGCGATGGCGATCGGCCCCGACGACAAGCCCCTCCGCATGTCATGCGCCTCGGGCGTCCCCATGGCCTGGCAGGCCGCCGACGCCATCGCCGCGCGTCTCGCCGACACCAAGGTCCCCCGCGTCTCCATCCGTTACTTCCAGCAGTGCATCTCCCTCGGCCGCAAGGAGGGCCTGATCCAGTTCGTCACCGCCGACGACCGAGCAGTCGACAGGGCCCTGACGGGCCGCGTGGCCGCCCTCTACAAGGAACTGATCTGCAAGGGCGCGGCCTGGGGCGTCGCCAATCCGACAGCGGGCATGCCGTCCCGGCGCCGCCGTGTCGTACGGCAGGAGACTCGGAGCCGCGCACGGGCGGAGGCAGCGGCCTGA
- the sigJ gene encoding RNA polymerase sigma factor SigJ, giving the protein MALIMSDVDRFETARPRLEAIAYRLLGSSSEAEDAVQETFLRWQAADVQRIEVPEAWLTKVLTNLCLNMLTSARARRETYVGRWLPEPLLAGDPMLGPAETAEQRESVSYAVLVLLERLSPGERAVYVLREAFDYPHREIAEILDITEAAAQQIYHRAKKHITDGKARTEIDEATARRIIEEFLAAATSGRTEPLVRLLTQDAVSVGDGGGKIPARAKAFEGALAVATFLRGLFKPGKAKRALVGGAPEIYATTANGGPAIVAVVDGRVVGITCLEVTAEGIAAVRSQVNPDKLVRATEQWAAAGHGEAPLHTL; this is encoded by the coding sequence ATGGCCCTGATCATGAGTGACGTGGACCGGTTCGAGACCGCCAGGCCCCGGCTGGAAGCCATCGCCTACCGCCTGCTCGGCTCGTCGAGCGAGGCCGAGGACGCCGTGCAGGAGACGTTCCTGCGCTGGCAGGCGGCCGACGTCCAGCGGATCGAGGTGCCTGAGGCCTGGCTGACGAAGGTCCTCACCAACTTGTGCCTCAACATGCTCACTTCGGCACGCGCCCGGCGTGAGACGTACGTGGGAAGGTGGCTCCCCGAGCCACTGCTCGCCGGGGACCCGATGCTCGGCCCGGCCGAAACCGCCGAGCAGCGCGAGTCGGTGTCCTACGCCGTCCTCGTGCTGCTGGAGCGCCTGTCGCCGGGCGAACGGGCGGTGTACGTGCTGCGTGAGGCCTTCGACTACCCGCACCGGGAGATCGCCGAGATCCTGGACATCACCGAGGCCGCCGCCCAGCAGATCTACCACCGGGCCAAGAAGCACATCACGGACGGCAAGGCCCGCACCGAGATCGACGAGGCCACCGCCCGGAGGATCATCGAGGAGTTCCTGGCCGCGGCGACCAGCGGGCGCACCGAACCCCTCGTACGCCTGCTCACCCAGGACGCCGTCTCGGTCGGCGACGGCGGCGGGAAGATCCCGGCCCGCGCGAAGGCGTTCGAGGGCGCGCTCGCGGTCGCCACGTTCCTGCGCGGCCTGTTCAAGCCCGGCAAGGCCAAGCGGGCCCTTGTCGGCGGCGCGCCCGAGATCTACGCCACGACCGCCAACGGCGGGCCCGCCATCGTGGCGGTCGTGGACGGCCGGGTCGTCGGGATCACCTGCCTGGAGGTCACCGCGGAGGGCATCGCCGCGGTCCGCAGCCAGGTCAACCCCGACAAGCTCGTCCGCGCGACCGAGCAGTGGGCCGCCGCGGGCCACGGGGAGGCCCCGCTCCACACCCTCTGA
- a CDS encoding cation:proton antiporter regulatory subunit: protein MDVTEVLLPGVGLRYEFTNHRGDRVGVVARRTGDFELVVYEGPDPDEGRSVLQFNSEEADAVAEILGAPRIAERFADLTKEVPGLVSGQVEVGVGSAFDGRPLGDTRARTRTGASIVAVVRGEEVIASPTPQEVLRGGDILVVIGTHGGITGVEQIIRG from the coding sequence ATGGACGTCACCGAGGTGCTGCTGCCCGGCGTGGGGCTGCGCTACGAGTTCACCAATCACCGGGGTGACCGGGTGGGCGTGGTGGCTCGGCGTACGGGCGACTTCGAGCTGGTCGTCTACGAGGGGCCGGACCCGGACGAGGGCCGGTCGGTGCTCCAGTTCAACAGCGAGGAGGCCGACGCGGTCGCGGAGATCCTGGGCGCCCCCCGGATCGCGGAACGGTTCGCGGATCTGACCAAGGAGGTGCCCGGTCTGGTGTCGGGGCAGGTCGAGGTGGGGGTGGGCAGCGCGTTCGACGGCAGGCCGCTGGGTGATACGCGGGCCCGGACGCGGACCGGGGCGTCGATCGTCGCGGTCGTACGGGGCGAAGAGGTGATCGCCTCGCCCACGCCGCAGGAGGTTCTCCGGGGCGGGGACATCCTGGTGGTGATCGGTACCCACGGGGGGATCACGGGCGTGGAACAGATCATCCGGGGCTGA
- a CDS encoding cation:proton antiporter, producing METPVALLLELGVILAALSILGTLARRFTLSPIPLYLLTGLAIGEGGIAPVPAAGEFVGTGAAIGVILLLLVLGLEFSLAEFAVGMRRHVPSALVDAVLNAAPGAVAGWLLGLDGIGMLALAGATYISSSGIVARLLSDLHRLGNRETPAILSVLVLEDLAMALYLPVLAVLASGGVWWQAILGVLAAVGAVLVAFAVSYRWGHHLGRLLSHPDAEQLLLRVLGLTLIVAALAELVHASAAVGAFLVGLTLTGETAARTRAVLSPLRDLFAAVFFLAIGLSVAPADLLPVLPAALALAAVTVVTKVLAGRYAASRDGVGPRGQWRAGTALVARGEFSLVIVGLVGTMHSRLGPLVTAYVFILAIAGPLLTRLAGALPFRTVPLTDAPGGTPPTNNEGPGR from the coding sequence GTGGAAACGCCGGTCGCGCTGCTGCTGGAGCTCGGCGTCATCCTCGCCGCCCTGAGCATCCTGGGGACACTGGCCCGGCGCTTCACCCTCTCGCCGATCCCGCTCTACCTGCTCACCGGGCTCGCCATCGGGGAAGGCGGTATCGCGCCCGTCCCGGCGGCCGGTGAGTTCGTCGGGACCGGGGCGGCCATCGGGGTCATCCTGCTTCTCCTGGTGCTCGGCCTGGAGTTCTCGCTGGCCGAGTTCGCGGTCGGGATGCGGCGGCACGTGCCTTCGGCGCTGGTCGACGCGGTGCTGAACGCCGCCCCGGGCGCGGTGGCCGGATGGCTCCTCGGCCTGGACGGCATCGGGATGCTCGCCCTGGCCGGCGCCACGTACATCTCCTCCTCCGGCATCGTCGCCCGCCTGCTGTCCGACCTGCACCGGCTCGGCAACCGGGAGACTCCGGCGATCCTGTCGGTGCTGGTCCTCGAAGACCTCGCCATGGCCCTCTACCTGCCCGTCCTCGCCGTCCTGGCCTCCGGGGGAGTGTGGTGGCAGGCGATCCTGGGCGTGCTCGCCGCCGTCGGCGCGGTCCTGGTCGCGTTCGCCGTCTCCTACCGATGGGGGCACCATCTCGGCCGGCTCCTCTCCCACCCCGACGCGGAACAGCTGCTGCTACGGGTTCTCGGCCTCACCCTGATCGTCGCCGCGCTCGCCGAGCTCGTCCACGCCTCCGCCGCCGTCGGTGCCTTCCTCGTCGGACTGACGCTCACCGGGGAGACCGCGGCCCGTACGCGCGCCGTCCTCAGCCCCCTGCGGGACCTGTTCGCCGCCGTGTTCTTCCTGGCGATCGGGCTGTCCGTCGCCCCCGCCGACCTGCTGCCCGTACTGCCCGCCGCGCTCGCGCTGGCCGCCGTCACCGTCGTCACGAAGGTCCTCGCCGGCCGGTACGCCGCCTCCCGCGACGGCGTGGGCCCACGGGGTCAGTGGCGTGCCGGGACGGCGCTCGTCGCCCGCGGCGAGTTCTCCCTCGTCATCGTCGGACTCGTCGGGACGATGCACAGCAGGCTGGGCCCGCTGGTGACGGCGTACGTCTTCATCCTCGCCATCGCCGGCCCTCTCCTCACCCGCCTGGCCGGCGCCCTGCCCTTCCGGACCGTCCCGCTGACCGACGCACCCGGCGGCACGCCCCCCACGAACAACGAAGGCCCAGGTCGCTGA
- a CDS encoding Imm21 family immunity protein: MRWLETDFGLYALCPDSYVADWDGTEADATAADSAGKIVLPGHGDVLTLGGEPLPIAYLENVMTFVRWVAADDDQGLEQAVEAAVRSEDWQDLFEITLEGGYTLLDSAMGGSDVSESDVLRVDVPKGRYRVQSLLIAPSDDAEFQLDRLVSVIR, encoded by the coding sequence GTGAGGTGGCTCGAAACGGACTTCGGCCTGTATGCACTGTGCCCGGATTCGTATGTGGCCGACTGGGACGGCACCGAGGCGGACGCGACGGCCGCCGATTCTGCGGGAAAGATCGTTCTGCCCGGTCATGGCGACGTGCTGACGCTAGGAGGTGAGCCTCTCCCCATCGCATATCTCGAGAACGTCATGACGTTCGTCCGATGGGTGGCCGCCGATGACGATCAAGGGCTGGAGCAGGCGGTGGAGGCCGCTGTGCGGTCGGAGGACTGGCAGGACCTGTTCGAGATCACCCTCGAAGGCGGTTACACGCTCCTGGACTCCGCGATGGGCGGGAGCGACGTCAGCGAGTCGGATGTTCTCCGCGTTGATGTCCCGAAGGGGCGGTACCGGGTGCAATCCCTGTTGATCGCTCCGAGCGATGACGCGGAGTTCCAGCTCGACCGGCTCGTCTCCGTTATCCGGTGA